One window of Nocardia sp. NBC_00508 genomic DNA carries:
- a CDS encoding helix-turn-helix transcriptional regulator, producing the protein MLETSARLLELLSLLQTPRVWTGADLAERLGVDTRTIRRDIDKLRNLGYPVHAVAGAAGYRLGAGTKLPPLLLNDDEAVAVVLGLRTAAGGTITGIEESSLRALAKLEQILPARLRHRASALQAATLSVPAGTPSVDANVLTTIAAAIRDHEQLRFDYHTHDGTEIRRAAEPHRLVHTGRHWYLVGWDVEKQDWRTYRVDRLRPRIPNGPRFTSREAPEIDLTGWVSRGVSTAPYRYQARITLEVSAAVAADRIPPTVGVIEAIDEGHCLLHTGSNSLDEIAVYTGLFGFGFHVHEPPELIDHLRALAGRVTAAIAPRHDAPGSADRPPG; encoded by the coding sequence GTGTTGGAAACCTCGGCTCGTCTGCTCGAACTCCTGTCGCTCTTGCAGACGCCCCGCGTATGGACCGGCGCCGACCTAGCCGAACGCCTCGGGGTCGATACCCGCACGATCCGCCGCGACATCGACAAGCTGCGCAACCTCGGCTACCCCGTGCACGCTGTCGCCGGAGCGGCCGGATATCGCCTGGGCGCGGGAACCAAACTGCCCCCGCTGCTGCTGAACGACGACGAGGCGGTCGCCGTTGTCCTCGGGCTGCGCACCGCCGCGGGCGGAACCATCACCGGCATCGAGGAGAGTTCGCTGCGGGCGCTGGCGAAACTGGAGCAGATCCTCCCGGCCCGGTTGCGCCACCGGGCCTCGGCTCTGCAAGCAGCGACCCTCAGCGTGCCGGCAGGCACCCCGTCCGTGGATGCGAATGTCCTCACCACGATCGCCGCCGCGATCCGTGACCACGAACAACTCCGCTTCGACTACCACACCCACGACGGCACCGAGATCCGGCGGGCAGCCGAACCGCATCGGCTCGTGCACACCGGGCGGCACTGGTATCTGGTCGGCTGGGATGTCGAGAAGCAGGATTGGCGCACCTACCGTGTCGACCGCCTCCGCCCGCGCATCCCCAACGGGCCACGGTTCACCTCGCGCGAGGCACCCGAGATCGACCTGACCGGGTGGGTGTCCCGCGGAGTCAGCACCGCCCCCTATCGCTATCAGGCGCGCATCACCCTCGAGGTATCGGCCGCTGTTGCGGCAGACCGCATCCCGCCGACCGTCGGCGTGATCGAAGCAATCGACGAAGGGCATTGCCTGCTGCACACCGGCTCGAACTCACTCGACGAAATAGCCGTCTACACAGGGCTTTTCGGATTCGGATTCCATGTGCACGAACCACCCGAACTCATCGATCACCTGCGCGCGCTGGCCGGCCGCGTCACCGCGGCCATCGCGCCCCGGCACGACGCGCCCGGTTCGGCCGACCGCCCTCCGGGCTGA
- a CDS encoding TetR family transcriptional regulator C-terminal domain-containing protein: MKPKSTVWYPTITSSESTLEMSGQDDPIRERLQGIFDEQIDMVERAIKEAMDGDQVPPGNPREAAKSVVAQLEGLVLFAKLFNDPAQLDRLWENSMRLLGVDGVTEAQTAWAAPSGQ, translated from the coding sequence ATGAAGCCGAAGTCCACGGTCTGGTATCCGACGATTACGTCGTCGGAGAGCACATTGGAGATGAGTGGGCAGGACGATCCGATCCGTGAACGGTTGCAGGGCATCTTCGACGAACAGATCGACATGGTCGAACGAGCCATCAAGGAAGCGATGGATGGCGATCAAGTGCCTCCAGGGAATCCGCGGGAGGCGGCCAAGTCTGTTGTCGCACAACTCGAAGGTCTGGTCCTGTTCGCCAAACTTTTCAATGACCCTGCCCAGCTGGATCGGCTATGGGAGAACAGCATGCGCCTGCTGGGCGTTGACGGGGTGACCGAAGCGCAGACGGCGTGGGCTGCACCGTCAGGCCAGTAG
- a CDS encoding nitronate monooxygenase, whose amino-acid sequence MSSPLTGLGVMNPVLAAPMAGGPSTPEFVIEAGRAGSLGFVAAGYKDIDTLSEHVGAVRASGVAFGVNLFAPNPVPIAEDAYRTYSRLLQPEADVYGMNLSEIGLREDDDHWDEKIALLLADPVPVVSFTFGIPSAAVIAAFKKTGTVTVQTVTSTTEAHQAADAGVDMLAVQASAAGGHSGTLTPGTIPPVIPLDDLIRQITTTVSIPVIGAGGIGTADGVAAAIRAGAAAVSVGTVLLRADESGASAAHKTAIADPAFDVTIVTRAFTGRPARALRNAFTDRYTEIAPTGYPAVHYLTSPIRKAATLAGDAQRIHLWAGTGYREATPEPVARILTRLASTL is encoded by the coding sequence ATGAGCTCACCACTCACCGGACTCGGAGTCATGAACCCCGTGCTCGCCGCGCCGATGGCCGGCGGTCCGTCGACACCCGAGTTCGTCATCGAAGCGGGCCGAGCAGGGAGCCTCGGATTCGTCGCCGCCGGGTACAAGGACATCGACACTCTGTCGGAGCATGTCGGAGCGGTCCGGGCATCCGGCGTCGCCTTCGGAGTGAATCTCTTCGCACCGAACCCGGTTCCGATCGCTGAGGATGCCTACCGCACCTACTCGCGCCTGCTCCAGCCCGAGGCAGACGTCTACGGAATGAACCTCAGCGAGATCGGACTGCGCGAGGACGACGATCACTGGGACGAGAAGATCGCGCTCCTCCTCGCCGACCCGGTCCCCGTGGTCAGCTTCACCTTCGGCATTCCCTCTGCCGCCGTCATCGCCGCATTCAAAAAAACAGGCACAGTCACCGTCCAGACCGTGACCTCCACCACCGAGGCGCACCAGGCGGCGGACGCCGGGGTCGACATGCTCGCCGTGCAGGCCTCCGCGGCCGGTGGGCACTCCGGCACGTTGACGCCGGGGACGATTCCCCCCGTGATTCCCCTCGACGATCTCATCCGTCAGATCACCACCACCGTGTCGATCCCCGTCATCGGCGCAGGCGGCATCGGGACAGCGGATGGCGTCGCAGCGGCCATCCGCGCCGGAGCGGCAGCCGTCTCGGTTGGCACCGTTCTGCTCCGCGCCGATGAGAGCGGCGCCTCCGCCGCCCACAAGACCGCCATCGCCGACCCGGCCTTCGACGTAACCATCGTGACGCGTGCGTTCACCGGTCGTCCGGCACGCGCGCTCCGCAATGCCTTCACTGACAGGTACACCGAGATCGCACCCACCGGCTATCCGGCAGTGCACTATCTCACCAGCCCGATCCGCAAAGCCGCCACCTTGGCGGGCGACGCCCAGCGAATCCATCTCTGGGCGGGCACCGGATACCGAGAGGCGACCCCGGAACCCGTCGCCCGCATACTCACCCGCCTCGCCTCCACACTGTGA
- a CDS encoding alpha/beta fold hydrolase has translation MSTATVVLVHGAFAESASWNGVVSRLRDHDLTVIAAPNPLRSLVTDAEVVQSVVDSVDGPVVLVGHSYGGQVISQIHDPKVKGLVYVAAFAPESGESIGELSAKYPGSTLGETLNPVPLVDGSTDLYIKQDKYHHQFAADLPADQAELDAVTQRPLNDRALNGKSGAPNWKNLPSWFVFPDADYNIPVAAHRFMAERAGARDTVEIAGASHALAVSQPDAVAEVIANAVNSVS, from the coding sequence ATGAGCACCGCCACCGTCGTCCTCGTCCACGGCGCATTCGCCGAATCCGCCAGCTGGAACGGGGTCGTCAGTCGCCTGCGTGACCACGATCTGACCGTGATCGCCGCCCCCAACCCGCTGCGCAGTCTGGTGACCGATGCCGAGGTCGTCCAGAGCGTCGTCGATTCCGTCGATGGTCCCGTCGTCCTGGTCGGGCACTCCTACGGCGGCCAGGTCATCTCTCAGATCCACGATCCGAAGGTCAAGGGGCTGGTATACGTCGCCGCGTTCGCCCCGGAATCCGGCGAGAGCATCGGCGAACTGTCCGCCAAGTACCCCGGAAGCACGCTCGGCGAGACCCTGAACCCGGTCCCGCTCGTCGACGGCAGCACCGACCTCTACATCAAGCAGGACAAGTACCACCACCAGTTCGCGGCGGATCTCCCCGCGGACCAAGCCGAACTCGACGCTGTCACCCAGCGCCCGCTCAACGACCGTGCCCTCAATGGCAAGTCGGGCGCACCCAACTGGAAGAACCTGCCGTCGTGGTTCGTCTTCCCCGACGCGGACTACAACATCCCGGTCGCCGCACACCGGTTCATGGCCGAACGCGCTGGAGCCCGCGACACCGTCGAAATCGCCGGCGCCTCACACGCACTCGCGGTCTCTCAGCCCGACGCCGTGGCGGAGGTCATTGCCAACGCCGTCAATTCCGTCTCCTGA
- a CDS encoding alpha/beta fold hydrolase produces the protein MTSTFTTTDGAEIFFKDWGAGQPVVFSHGWPLNADAWDEQARLVAENGFRAIAHDRRGHGRSSQTWDGNTMDRYADDLAELIEKLDLHDAVLVGHSTGGGEVARYLSRHGSARVAKAVLLGAVPPVMVKSDTNPEGTPMEVFDAIRSGVANDRSQFYWDLSETFYGFNRPGATTSEGARRAFWALGMQAGIRAAYECIAQFSETDFTEDLKRIDIPVLVAHGDDDQIVPLHDSAVKSAELIKNSTLRVYPGAPHGLYGEFRTAFETDLLAFLKH, from the coding sequence ATGACATCGACATTCACCACCACAGACGGCGCCGAGATCTTCTTCAAGGACTGGGGCGCCGGACAGCCGGTCGTCTTCAGCCACGGTTGGCCGCTCAACGCCGACGCCTGGGACGAGCAGGCTCGCCTGGTCGCCGAGAACGGCTTCCGCGCCATCGCTCACGACCGCCGCGGTCACGGCCGATCCAGCCAGACCTGGGACGGCAACACCATGGACCGCTACGCCGACGACCTTGCCGAACTGATCGAGAAGCTCGACCTGCACGACGCCGTTCTGGTCGGACACTCGACCGGCGGCGGTGAGGTGGCCCGGTACCTCAGCCGCCACGGCAGCGCCCGCGTCGCCAAGGCGGTCCTGCTCGGTGCGGTACCCCCGGTCATGGTCAAGTCCGACACCAACCCCGAAGGCACACCGATGGAGGTCTTCGACGCGATCCGCTCCGGCGTCGCCAACGACCGCTCGCAGTTCTATTGGGATCTGAGCGAGACCTTCTACGGCTTCAACCGGCCGGGCGCGACGACCTCGGAGGGTGCCCGCCGCGCGTTCTGGGCGTTGGGTATGCAGGCCGGGATCCGGGCCGCGTACGAATGCATCGCCCAGTTCTCCGAGACCGACTTCACCGAGGACCTGAAGCGGATCGACATCCCCGTGCTCGTGGCGCACGGCGATGACGACCAGATCGTCCCGCTGCACGACTCGGCGGTGAAATCCGCTGAGCTGATCAAGAATTCGACTCTTCGCGTCTACCCCGGTGCACCACACGGGCTGTACGGCGAATTCCGCACCGCGTTCGAAACCGACCTGCTCGCGTTCCTGAAGCACTGA
- a CDS encoding helix-turn-helix transcriptional regulator yields the protein MGSEISAPSFFSSDVLATTPNGSRGLVGREEYLSLLRGLLDRAVAGNGSALVLRGEAGIGKSALLAAVRDTAIERGLTVLSAVGVENEAGLPFATLHQLLHPLMSEAEKLPLTQQRTLRAALGQEDGTPDLYSVALAVLQLVGEAAGQCPTVLIVDDLQWLDSCSADVLSFVARRVGSDAVLTLGATRAGQADPAHRAGLPDLVVNPLDERDAIALLDAQAPALTTTVRQRLLEQASGNPLALIELPRALRQTNADRVVEEFPLTTRLEAAFAARSAELSDPARVLLIVLSADVTCDLRRLLRAATELAGTPVTTAHLQEALDVGLVELSGAALRFRHPLMRSAVYVRAPLAQRLGAHTILADVLADFPDKQLWHRAAATLGADDTLAAQLEDYAERSRARGATMAAVNALHRAAELSESPDCTTALLLHAAELASETGARREAQDLVDRANLGALGPIERARLANVQEVIAFGRHDPEGRIFELVDIAAQVRTAGNADLAAELLWRAASRCFFQDASPDARKAIATQLDILDLPAHDPRQLAIDAYTLPWDRGPAVLDQLARLTPDRSDADAMRFLGYAALFLGDFRRGSDYIDTAATIGRNQGRLGLLAGILGAGNWSRIWLGEWDTVRAETEESLAFAQETGEEFHLVAGRTNLAMIAALRGESELANDHLREIHASPLATGMRCIHAAAQQTRGMIHLLAGRADDAYVALQRVFDPADPVSHPMRCWWIAPELADAAVAAEKVDAARQLLAELPALATQLPAPMLSVVDEYSRAVLADDVDADTAYADALHSHVGSWPLYRARLQLHHGRRLRRQRRMSEAREPLRAARDTFDALGADPWAEAARNELRAAGEGSTRRALNARDQLTPQELQIATLAADGLTNRQIAEKLYLSHRTIGSHLYRIYPRLGITGRIELAEALKGPIT from the coding sequence GTGGGTAGTGAGATTTCGGCGCCATCGTTCTTCTCCAGCGATGTCCTGGCGACCACACCGAACGGTTCACGAGGTCTCGTCGGGCGCGAGGAGTATCTGTCATTACTCCGGGGCCTACTCGATCGAGCTGTCGCGGGTAACGGGTCGGCGCTGGTACTGCGCGGCGAAGCCGGTATCGGAAAATCGGCACTGCTGGCCGCCGTTCGGGATACGGCGATCGAACGGGGACTGACCGTCCTGTCCGCGGTCGGCGTCGAGAACGAGGCGGGCCTGCCCTTCGCCACACTGCACCAGCTGCTGCATCCGCTCATGTCCGAGGCAGAAAAATTGCCACTGACACAACAGCGCACACTGCGCGCGGCGCTCGGGCAGGAGGACGGCACCCCGGATCTGTACTCGGTGGCGTTGGCCGTGCTTCAGTTGGTCGGCGAGGCCGCCGGACAGTGCCCGACCGTCTTGATCGTCGATGACTTGCAATGGCTCGACAGCTGTAGTGCCGACGTGCTGAGCTTTGTGGCTCGCCGAGTGGGCAGTGACGCGGTCCTCACCTTGGGCGCCACCCGCGCCGGGCAGGCGGATCCGGCGCATCGGGCGGGGCTGCCCGACCTCGTCGTCAACCCGCTGGACGAGCGCGACGCCATCGCGCTGCTCGATGCGCAAGCGCCAGCGCTGACAACCACCGTTCGGCAGCGGCTGCTCGAGCAAGCGTCGGGCAACCCGTTGGCGCTTATCGAATTGCCCCGGGCGTTACGCCAGACCAACGCTGACCGGGTAGTCGAGGAGTTCCCGCTCACCACCCGCCTCGAAGCCGCTTTCGCCGCCCGCTCCGCCGAGCTCAGTGATCCGGCCCGCGTACTGCTGATCGTCCTGTCCGCCGACGTCACCTGCGATCTCCGACGACTGCTGCGGGCAGCCACCGAACTCGCCGGAACCCCGGTCACCACCGCACATCTGCAGGAAGCCCTCGATGTCGGCCTGGTCGAGTTATCCGGCGCGGCACTGCGATTCCGGCACCCGCTGATGCGTTCGGCCGTCTATGTGCGCGCGCCATTGGCCCAACGACTCGGCGCCCACACCATCCTGGCCGACGTACTTGCCGACTTCCCCGACAAGCAACTCTGGCACCGGGCCGCGGCAACTCTCGGAGCCGACGACACCCTCGCCGCACAACTCGAAGATTACGCCGAGCGGTCCCGGGCCCGGGGCGCGACGATGGCCGCGGTCAACGCGTTACACCGAGCGGCCGAGCTCTCCGAGAGCCCGGACTGCACCACCGCGCTGTTACTGCACGCCGCCGAACTCGCCAGCGAAACCGGCGCCCGCCGCGAAGCCCAGGACCTGGTCGATCGAGCAAACCTCGGCGCATTGGGACCAATCGAACGAGCGCGGCTGGCCAACGTCCAGGAAGTCATCGCATTCGGCCGACACGACCCCGAAGGTCGGATATTCGAACTGGTCGACATCGCCGCGCAGGTCCGCACCGCGGGCAACGCCGATCTCGCCGCCGAGCTGCTGTGGCGGGCCGCCTCCCGCTGCTTCTTCCAAGACGCCTCACCCGACGCCCGCAAGGCCATCGCCACCCAACTCGACATCCTCGACCTACCTGCGCACGACCCCCGCCAGCTTGCCATCGACGCCTACACCCTGCCCTGGGACCGCGGTCCCGCGGTACTCGACCAGCTCGCCCGGCTGACTCCGGACCGCTCCGATGCCGATGCCATGCGCTTCCTCGGCTACGCCGCCCTGTTCCTCGGCGACTTCCGCCGCGGTTCCGACTACATCGATACCGCCGCCACTATCGGACGCAATCAAGGACGGCTCGGACTGCTCGCAGGAATTCTCGGCGCCGGAAACTGGAGCCGCATCTGGCTCGGCGAGTGGGACACGGTCCGGGCCGAAACCGAGGAATCCCTGGCCTTTGCCCAGGAAACCGGCGAAGAATTCCATCTGGTCGCCGGGCGCACCAACCTGGCCATGATCGCCGCGCTGCGCGGAGAATCCGAGCTCGCCAACGATCATCTACGCGAGATCCATGCCAGTCCGTTGGCCACCGGCATGCGGTGCATTCACGCCGCTGCCCAGCAAACCCGCGGCATGATCCATCTCTTGGCGGGCCGCGCCGACGACGCCTACGTGGCCCTTCAACGCGTCTTCGACCCGGCAGACCCGGTCAGCCACCCCATGCGATGCTGGTGGATCGCTCCCGAACTCGCCGACGCGGCAGTCGCCGCGGAAAAGGTCGACGCCGCAAGACAATTGCTGGCCGAACTGCCTGCCCTGGCGACGCAGCTGCCCGCCCCGATGCTCAGCGTCGTCGACGAGTACAGCCGAGCGGTTCTCGCCGACGACGTCGACGCGGACACCGCCTATGCCGACGCACTCCACAGCCACGTCGGCTCCTGGCCCCTCTACCGCGCCCGGCTGCAACTGCACCACGGTCGCCGGTTGCGCCGCCAACGCCGGATGTCGGAAGCCCGCGAACCACTGCGGGCGGCCCGCGACACCTTCGACGCACTTGGTGCGGATCCGTGGGCAGAAGCCGCTCGCAACGAACTGCGCGCCGCCGGCGAAGGCAGCACTCGTCGGGCCCTCAACGCCCGCGACCAACTCACCCCGCAAGAACTGCAAATCGCCACCCTCGCCGCCGACGGACTCACCAACCGGCAAATCGCCGAGAAGCTCTACCTCTCCCACCGGACCATCGGTTCCCACCTGTACCGCATCTACCCACGCCTCGGCATCACCGGCCGAATCGAGCTCGCCGAAGCGCTCAAAGGGCCCATCACGTAG
- a CDS encoding TetR/AcrR family transcriptional regulator: protein MSSHRAAGAAVLRKRVTETIARAAFDELAETGYARLSMEAVTRRAGVGKAALYRRWPSKDAMLIDLVSTAVREHSPADIDTGSLRGDVEAFIRDVVDMLTHELVSRIVPDLFAEAARNRDLADALREAVATPRRAAAAQLLQRAVDRGELPTHLDYELGMDLLGAPLFFRLLITRGSVDNGYVARLTNATTAALAAAE from the coding sequence ATGAGTAGTCACCGGGCCGCGGGGGCGGCAGTGCTCCGCAAGCGCGTGACCGAGACGATCGCACGCGCCGCCTTCGACGAACTCGCCGAGACCGGGTACGCCCGGCTGTCGATGGAGGCCGTGACCCGGCGAGCCGGCGTCGGCAAGGCGGCGCTGTACCGGCGCTGGCCGTCGAAGGACGCCATGCTGATCGATCTGGTGTCCACCGCAGTACGCGAGCACAGCCCCGCGGATATCGACACCGGTTCACTCCGCGGCGATGTCGAGGCGTTCATCCGCGATGTCGTGGATATGTTGACCCATGAACTGGTCAGCCGGATCGTCCCGGACCTGTTCGCCGAAGCGGCGCGCAACCGCGATCTGGCCGATGCGTTACGGGAGGCGGTGGCCACCCCCCGTCGCGCGGCGGCCGCGCAACTGCTGCAACGGGCCGTCGACCGCGGCGAACTACCCACACATCTCGACTACGAACTCGGCATGGACCTGCTCGGCGCGCCACTGTTCTTCCGGCTCCTGATCACCCGAGGATCGGTCGATAACGGCTACGTCGCGCGCCTCACCAACGCCACGACGGCAGCCCTCGCTGCCGCCGAGTGA
- a CDS encoding alpha/beta hydrolase family protein, whose translation MKFLFDDESFSFEALRTAGHGCYGGAELGEVLVTCRNVPEGDEAAWCREWSATAERVHRIGSEARAAGHLVSAREALLRASNYYRNADFYRREDPDNDTVSARLAMLSRQTFAAAVELFDHPPLHQAIPYEGGALPGFLFRVDDSGEPRPTVILHGGFDSTLEELYFFAAEGALRRGYHVLAFEGPGQASARRESGLVFRPDWERVVTPVVDHAIRLPGVDPARLVLFGTSLGGYLAARAAAFEHRFAACVLHDGVYSFHEAYRDAMPPFLHDWIIDKRDDLANPVLQLMMALSTQSRWAVRNGMWTFGAASPAEYIRMTQSYTLDGLADKITCPTLVLEAENDQFFRGQPVKVHDALRCEKELMVFAAADGGGEHCHEGATQLFNQRTFDWLDTRLGR comes from the coding sequence ATGAAGTTTCTATTCGACGACGAGTCATTCTCGTTCGAGGCACTGCGAACGGCGGGGCACGGTTGTTACGGCGGTGCTGAGCTCGGCGAAGTGCTGGTCACCTGCCGCAATGTCCCCGAGGGTGACGAAGCGGCATGGTGTCGTGAGTGGTCAGCCACCGCCGAGCGCGTGCATCGGATCGGCTCGGAAGCTCGCGCCGCCGGCCATCTGGTCAGCGCTCGGGAGGCCCTGCTCCGCGCCTCCAACTACTACCGGAACGCGGACTTCTATCGCCGAGAGGATCCGGACAACGACACGGTGTCGGCCCGCCTCGCGATGCTGTCGCGGCAGACCTTCGCCGCCGCGGTCGAGCTGTTCGACCATCCGCCACTGCACCAGGCGATCCCGTACGAGGGCGGTGCGCTGCCCGGATTCCTGTTCCGCGTGGACGATTCGGGCGAGCCGCGGCCCACCGTCATCCTGCACGGTGGATTCGACTCGACGCTGGAGGAACTCTACTTTTTCGCGGCCGAGGGGGCCTTGCGGCGCGGTTACCACGTGCTGGCCTTCGAAGGGCCCGGCCAGGCCTCGGCGCGGCGGGAATCCGGCTTGGTGTTCCGGCCCGATTGGGAGCGGGTTGTCACGCCGGTCGTCGACCACGCGATCAGGTTGCCCGGTGTCGATCCGGCACGTCTCGTCCTGTTCGGCACCAGCCTCGGCGGCTATCTCGCCGCCCGCGCGGCCGCCTTCGAGCACCGCTTCGCAGCCTGTGTCCTGCACGATGGGGTGTACAGCTTCCACGAGGCGTACCGCGATGCGATGCCGCCGTTTCTCCATGACTGGATCATCGACAAGCGCGACGATCTCGCGAATCCCGTCCTGCAGTTGATGATGGCGTTGTCGACCCAGAGCCGGTGGGCGGTGCGTAACGGCATGTGGACCTTCGGCGCGGCATCGCCGGCCGAATACATCCGGATGACCCAGTCCTACACCCTGGACGGACTCGCGGACAAGATCACCTGCCCGACCCTCGTTCTCGAGGCGGAGAACGACCAGTTCTTCCGCGGCCAGCCCGTCAAGGTCCATGACGCATTGCGGTGCGAGAAGGAACTGATGGTCTTCGCAGCAGCGGACGGCGGCGGCGAGCACTGCCACGAGGGGGCGACGCAGCTGTTCAACCAGCGGACTTTCGATTGGCTCGACACCCGCCTCGGCCGGTGA
- a CDS encoding MFS transporter, translating into MTARRSAGGVLALLMLFMMLNFADKAVVGLTAEPIMDELGLSATAFGTVAGGFYLLFSASAVLVGFLGNRVPIRPLLVVLILIWSVAQLPIVIPGTGFAVLLGTRVLLGAGEGPGFPLANHTAFTWFPEHRRALPSAAVTVGGALGAVLGGPLIILTIGLLGWRAAFGLLGALGLLWLLAWLRYGGSGPYHVRAESGSAADPGVPYRRIVTTGTWLGGTFSTFAVMWALALGLAWLPLYLEDEAGFGKAAVGGLIGLPSVAAIILVLTVGTLAQRAVRRGVSRRIAYGVLGGTVTVLAGVCMLTLTRADAAPLALLLVVVAFSAGTAQTPLVNAAIADTCPAGKRSAALGISYAVAAVASLLAPYVTGRLIDAAPTQSTGFTHAFDIAGWLLVAGGVMSMLMIRPDRDAARHPASPAEISISMSTSPFHATRTRGRGGSAIPPPDHSSPAPIAAPDSTQMRKP; encoded by the coding sequence GTGACCGCTCGCCGCAGCGCGGGCGGTGTGCTCGCCCTGCTGATGCTGTTCATGATGCTCAACTTCGCCGACAAGGCGGTGGTCGGCCTGACCGCCGAACCGATCATGGACGAGCTCGGGCTAAGCGCTACCGCCTTCGGAACGGTTGCGGGCGGGTTCTACCTGCTGTTCAGCGCGTCGGCGGTGCTGGTCGGCTTCCTCGGCAACCGAGTTCCGATACGGCCCCTGCTCGTCGTGCTCATCCTGATCTGGTCCGTCGCCCAGCTTCCGATCGTGATCCCCGGCACCGGATTCGCGGTTCTGCTCGGCACCCGAGTCCTGCTCGGCGCGGGCGAAGGTCCCGGATTTCCGCTGGCCAACCACACCGCCTTCACCTGGTTCCCGGAACACAGGCGCGCTCTTCCCTCGGCCGCCGTCACCGTTGGCGGCGCGCTCGGCGCGGTGCTCGGCGGGCCGCTGATCATCCTGACCATTGGTCTGCTGGGCTGGCGTGCCGCATTCGGTCTACTCGGCGCGCTCGGTTTGCTGTGGTTGCTGGCGTGGCTGCGTTACGGCGGAAGCGGTCCTTATCACGTGCGGGCCGAATCAGGATCCGCCGCAGATCCGGGTGTCCCTTACCGGCGCATCGTCACCACTGGAACGTGGCTCGGCGGCACGTTCTCGACCTTCGCCGTGATGTGGGCCCTTGCTCTCGGACTCGCCTGGCTACCGCTGTATCTGGAAGACGAGGCCGGATTCGGCAAAGCCGCGGTGGGCGGATTGATCGGCCTGCCGAGCGTGGCCGCCATCATTCTGGTACTCACTGTCGGCACCCTCGCGCAACGCGCGGTCCGGCGTGGTGTTTCCCGCAGAATCGCCTACGGTGTGCTCGGTGGCACGGTCACCGTGCTGGCCGGGGTATGCATGCTGACCCTGACCAGGGCCGACGCGGCACCGCTCGCCCTGCTGCTCGTCGTCGTCGCCTTCTCGGCGGGTACCGCGCAGACACCTCTGGTCAACGCCGCGATCGCCGACACCTGTCCAGCCGGAAAGCGCAGCGCCGCGCTCGGAATCTCGTACGCGGTCGCCGCCGTCGCCAGCCTGCTCGCACCGTACGTCACCGGCAGGCTCATCGACGCCGCGCCGACCCAGTCGACCGGGTTCACGCACGCCTTCGATATCGCCGGGTGGCTTCTCGTGGCGGGCGGGGTGATGTCGATGCTGATGATCAGGCCGGACCGGGACGCTGCCCGGCATCCTGCGTCTCCCGCTGAAATCTCGATCTCGATGAGTACCAGTCCATTTCATGCCACCCGCACGCGCGGGCGCGGTGGTTCGGCAATCCCGCCGCCGGACCATTCATCCCCGGCGCCCATCGCAGCGCCGGACAGCACACAGATGAGGAAACCATGA